Below is a window of Salvelinus sp. IW2-2015 linkage group LG35, ASM291031v2, whole genome shotgun sequence DNA.
NNNNNNNNNNNNNNNNNNNNNNNNNNNNNNNNNNNNNNNNNNNNNNNNNNNNNNNNNNNNNNNNNNNNNNNNNNNNNNNNNNNNNNNNNNNNNNNNNNGTATCAAACTATATATCTTTATTGGCTCTTTTGAAGGAAAGTATGACAGTTGTACTCTATGTACATCAAACACagatcaaatgtattttagaattgtttgtatGAATACTAAAGAATATGCACATCAAAATAGTTGGCAGTGGAGTCACATTTGCTTTTTATTATGCTTCAACATCACCATATTTTAGAATTAATTTCTGTCTGTTACGTTTTACTCTACTTTTTGACAGCCATGTGTTGGTGTGTTCAAGAAAGTAATAACATATTCTTACAAAAAGGGACTGACCGGAGTATGCCAATTAGGTGTAGGCTAAATGCTGCATAATCTTACAGAGGATTACTTTACTTGCCAAAGCAAGGAGTTTACTGCAACAACCAATACGATTCATcgaacactagctagctaaaattcaaAGACACGCTTGACGCAACATAAAAGTACAGGGAATTCAAATCAACCAACCATAGTAAACAAGATTGGCTTAAACGTAAATGTTTTTGTATGAATCACTAATTTGTCACAGAATACATAAACAAAGTGATAGTTCAAAAATATTGCTTTCCGAGGAGGAGAGCTGTGTCATGGGTTAAAGCATGAACAAACTATTTTGCTTCACGAAGATATTCATTATCTGCATTGATTCCTCAAACATTGCTAGTGTGAAATTGGTTTTAATTCAACATTGACCACAGATGTTATTCATGGCATATCCATCTATCAACTAAATTAACCAATTGAGGCAGTTAATAATAGCTATTATGAAATCCAACGTAAATATGTGATTTACAGACTCCATATTATATCCTTTCAAGGGACTATTGTGTAGCCACCTTGAAATACCATCAACAGACAGTTTACAAAATGGAAAAGATTATTCTGATTAGAGCCAAATTCAATAACCTGTTTGTAATTTACCGCTGCGTGTCCTGGGCTTCATATAGCATTGACAACACGTGGTAGCCTAATATCTAATAactttgattttgttgtcagaaACGATGCTTGTGGAAAACCACAGTTGCAGCAGTGCAAACAGAAATATAGTGAGTACACAAGTTCTGACATATACTGCTTTATTCATGATAAGATCAGTAACGTGCATTATTTTTCGTTTGATTGTTATTAATATAAAGAACAAAGTTGTTTCCGGTTGAGGAGTATGCTTAAGGACCCCCGCCTAACTGTTTCTGGGAGATGAACTGTTCAGGACAGCAATACTCTGTTCAGTTCTGGTTCTCTCTCAAGGTAACATAGTTTAATCTAATATTTCTACTTATGTGTATTCAACTATATTATCTTTATTGGCTCTTTTGAAAAAAGTATGACAGTTCATACTTTCACCATTCCTTCCTTCCTAAACCCCAAATTCCAATCCCTCGTGCCCATGCAGTCAAATTGCTAGGTGCTAAAGTAGAGGGATGAATGGGTAAGGTGTCTGTGTGCTTCTTAGAGGGAGGAGACACAACCTCAAGCAACAATCCTGCAGAGAACTTGATTGCTCACAAGTCATTATACTGAGATCGAAATGATATGAGGCAAAGGCATTTGTTTTACTATAATKATACAGGTCACCATCAAATAAGCCATAGTATGACAATATTTTMATTGTTCTGAGGGTTATGATGATGATGCGTAAGGCTCCGTTAGTGCAAAGTGGGAGGAACATCCCATACAAACatgctctctctaacacacaaacagaaaataaaaagaagaaaagaatggGTCAATTGTCATTTGTGTCATAGAGGATATCAAATGGTCCGGTGGAGTCAGATTTTGAAGGAAAATGCTATCAATCAGTTATTCAGTTATAACCATACGACACTAACCTCAATTTCATTCTCTATTTGTTGAACCTAAATTAAGTGAAGACTGAAGTGTGAAATGCAGTACCAAAGGCTCCAGTGTCACATGATTTGAAACCACTGTGAGTATTTGGTCCCGTGGTGTTTCTAGAATCAGGTTGGTCGACTTCAGTGTCCCCCTCCGAATTCACCACCCAGTGACATTTCCACAGGACATGACTCACAGGATGTGGCTGCTCTGCTGAACGTCTGCAGAGCACGGCAACCGATAGGCCAACAAACAGTTAGGGCATTcaatgtgtgtgggtatgtgtgtgtattatgctgtataacatgtactgtacatgtggctACACTACATGGGGAAATATAAACATCTGTATTTCACTCTCATATTGATTCTgcatctccccatccctccagcCATATCTCACCCCCCCAGGCTATCTCAGCACTGCTCTGGGGTTGTCGAGGTGCTCCATCRAGGGCTGTGGAGGCCGGTGACCTTTGACCTTGGGTCTGCAGAGTGGGCCAAAGTGGTGGAGGACATATGTACCAACCTGAGCTGCGGGGCAGTGTACGAGCTCCGACAGAATGGCACAGCTACTTTAAACTACTCCAGCTCAACGTGTCTGAGCCAGTGTGTCTACAGAGACCTACTTGTGGAGAACTGTACAGAGCTCTCATACACGGACTGCTCTAACCTGACTGAGATAACCTGTGGTAAGACCCTCATTGCAAAGCTTATGAGTGGATCGGCACAATTTATCTTGAGTAATAGCTACCGCTGTTGATAAGCAACCACAAACACGTTGTTGCAGTAACGCCTGCAAATTGCATGCCATGGAGAGCCATCGTATGGGCCGTCTCAAGTGTTTTGTGGACGCTTTGCAACAAGTTCCTCCTTTCAGCACGCTTCCATTTTCAAGCTGCTTTTTAATGATCCTGAGTGAGGCCCAGCTTCTATCGAGGTTATCTGATGATCTATGAACTGATTGGTTGATCTGTCCATTCCTCAGGGCACCAGGCCGTGCGATTGGCTGGAGGCTCACACCACTGTGAGGGACGGGTGGAGTTGTGGAGAGAGGAAAAATGGGGAACGGTGTGTGACGATAGTTGGGACCTGAGAGATGGGGGCGTGGTCTGTGCTCAATTGGGCTGTGGCTCTGCCCTAAATGTGAGTGGGGAGGACGGGTCCTTTGAAGCGGGTGTTGGCCAGGTTCTCTTAGACGAGGTGAACTGTGGAGGGAGCGAGAGGAACCTATGGGAGTGTCCCTCCATGGGGACAGTCAACGACTGTGGACACAAAGAGGACGCTGCAGTGGTTTGTTCAGGTAAGCCTGCAGCTATAATATTATCATTGTCAGTTACTGTATTCACAATCATGTCATAGTGTTTTTATATTATCTTTAGATTGSTCTGAATATGGATAGTGCAGTAATAACATGTAAAATACATTACCATGATTGAACATCTGGTGTCTTGGTGGCGAACCAAGTCCCTATCATAGCGCTGATTTTCAGCACGCTAAATGTCGACAATCAGGATTCTGATGATTGCGAATCAAGAATGATTTGGCTCGTGACCTTATCAGCGTGTCTGAATGGATAGCACTGAGTCTCAGTCACACTCAgcactgacactgacaaacaagCTTCAAATCCTCCTACAGTAATGCAGAGATCAGGTGATGTGAGAGAGGTCATMAGCAGAAAAGAGACAGCTGCTTTGCATatgaattattgttattttcattaacgaaaaaaaaaagaaacacacaggCCTAAGTAATGCATGTCACTCAGAAAGTAGACATACCACGTCAATACCACGTCGCAACAGCTCTGTCTGAGGAAGACCCTCAATGAAAGATGTTCAACCTGGGAGCCAAGTTCAAGAGTTCCTTGGTGAGAAAACATCCAAACTGCCTTGACCTCAACATGACAACAGTTGTTCGCCACTTCCATGGGTTTTRAATCTTGCATCTAAATGAACAATTTTTGCTAAATGTATAGTGTGAGTTTTAGTGTGTCTGAAACTCCCGTTCTGTCAAGGCCATGGCTTGTTGACCATGTTTCCCATCCATTTCGAACACCTCAAGTGATAGTTAATTATGTAGGCCTACTCAAAAGGCTACATCCATCAATATGTGAGTCCTCCACATTTcaagtacattttttaaagagAAAACGCACACATTCCTGGCAGTAATTGCCAAATGACTGACTGAAATGTCTAACTTTTGAATAAGAGTCAGATATTGGTTCAATAGATCATTAGATACACAGATGGACAAACACAACTCCTCTTGGATTTACAATTTTtgagcaaatgttttttttaagcaAAAATGTTCCCCGTCTTTCAAACAAGAGTGCCTTGAACACTCAGGAGAAGTGAGCCATGCATCTCTTATACATTCTAGTTCTCTAACACCTCTAGGACTTTTCCATTTCCCTGACAGGAATTCCATCTCAACCAGGCAACGAGACAGCAGAACAGAACACCCAGACTTCAACCACAGGTGCCTTCAATAGATGCTGACACACATGACCCTCCATCTGTGTAATAATACACCAAGAGTGCCTGCTCTGCTCATATGAACATGTCAAGAAGAATTTGTTATCTAGTCTGTACTCTGCACTATGATTTGTTCTTGTTTCCAGCAGGCTCAGTTCTACTAGTCACCAGTGCAGAGAGCTGGTCCTCTCCTCCCACAGCTGCTGTCTGGGGCTGCATCGCATTGTCTATAGCcctcctcctcacactcctctCCAATGCTTCACTCTTCCTGTCTTACAGGAGAAGAGCTGGTGAGTCATCGTGTTtctctatttttctttctctttcattgcCTCAGACTCAACTGCCACTCTCCCCATTTGttcacaccaacaacaacaaacatgctaTCATCAATGAGTAGTAATTAACACTGAGAAACTGCTTTKTCTGAAGGRTATTACATATTCTTCTCAATGGTTTGCCAATTATGATAATACAACAACACAATGCAATGTGATTCAATACAGTACACAAAGGAAATCACCAAACTGGAACAGTATACATATCACTGGGTTGGTTGATTGCTCATTAAGAGAGTCCCACCACCAGTGTTGTTTTCACACCAACTTWAAAAAAGCAGCATTTATTATTTCACAAGGATGATAATGTTTGAATATGYGCCATATGTGACGGTGGtctaattcaaatatttaattggTTTTGAGATGTATTGTCCTTATTTTCTTTTCCAACATCAAATACAACAAAGACCAACAAACCTATTATCCTAGCTTTGGTATAGAGAAGTTTCAAAGGTAAAACTTTCCCTTCATTACTAGCACTTCTGGTTCACCAAAGACAAGATGGCCGCCTGCTGTCCATCCAGTCTCAACACACCGACCGAGGGGAGAGAGTCAACCTYCTCACAGTCACCACGGACACAGCTGATTACAGTGAGTTCCTACTGATGCACTTGTCCTCTCTGTGCCCATTAGTTACTTGCAATTTTAGGAAATGTCTTATTAGTTCAAGTGTCCCATTTGTCAGAATACATTTTCTCTGTGGCCTTTCATGCAGCTCCACAGTACCTTTCCCAACAACCCTCTCAGAATGACACCGACGCCTTGTGTGACTCTGACTATGAAAACTATGACTTCAATGACCAACCCTCTATTGCCATGGCTACTGCACTTGGTCTGTTCATCTTCATAGTTTTGGATAAATAGTGAAATTCTAAAAGAAAAAATATGGGAAGTGACACATGGCTATTAAGGGAGAAAGTGGTCCAAGGACTTGCTCACAGTGCCAACCAAATGGTCTTTTATGTTTTCATTAGTCAGGGTCCTTGACAATGGAGTAAGCACAAGCAGAGAGCCATGGGAAACCACGCAGACAGCAGAGACCTCTGACGCTCCTGAGAAATATAATATTGTTGCTGAGACAATCAATGGCATTGAGAGAAATAACACTGCCACCCAAAGCCGTAAGTTACTGTCAGGTTGGGTGAACCAGATTTTTACCATGATCATATTGTGTCCATGTCCGACAGATTTCTTCTTTGTCTTAAAAGGACATAATGTCCTCTTAAAATCTGGGACTTTACTATAACCGTTTGCAGAATAAGGATCaagaaaagttatattttttgaAATTCCCATGGTGACAGAAAAGTTGAATAAGAGCCCTATTGTAACATACTACACTAACAACCATTTGTATGTCCAGTGCATTCGCTGGTGTCATCCAGCACATCTTCTGGGGAATGCTATGAAAACATTGAGACACA
It encodes the following:
- the LOC111958554 gene encoding T-cell differentiation antigen CD6-like is translated as MELFRTAILLSVLVLSQGFLNKANSVPGNFSGSRETDEQQTSNLTISHPPRLSQHCSGVVEVLHXGLWRPVTFDLGSAEWAKVVEDICTNLSCGAVYELRQNGTATLNYSSSTCLSQCVYRDLLVENCTELSYTDCSNLTEITCGHQAVRLAGGSHHCEGRVELWREEKWGTVCDDSWDLRDGGVVCAQLGCGSALNVSGEDGSFEAGVGQVLLDEVNCGGSERNLWECPSMGTVNDCGHKEDAAVVCSGIPSQPGNETAEQNTQTSTTGSVLLVTSAESWSSPPTAAVWGCIALSIALLLTLLSNASLFLSYRRRAALLVHQRQDGRLLSIQSQHTDRGERVNLLTVTTDTADYTPQYLSQQPSQNDTDALCDSDYENYDFNDQPSIAMATALVRVLDNGVSTSREPWETTQTAETSDAPEKYNIVAETINGIERNNTATQSLHSLVSSSTSSGECYENIETQEKELLDSGPDLRETALTDLICGREPSLGSSSSTSSGESYYNVGMAVDSIYNDSSSSSSSELYENIEVQDEEGIGDATVKEDPDQSLSDSDYDDITNY